In the genome of Mixta calida, the window AGAATTCGAAGGGCATCCGCGCAGAGTGCGCCGACTGCCACGTACCGCCGCAGCCGGTAGACTATCTGTTGACCAAGGCGGGCGCGCTGAAAGATGTGGTCGGCGAAATCAGCGGTAAAATCAACAGCGAAGAGAAATATAACGCCCATAAGCTGGAGATGGCGGAATCGGTGTGGAAAACCATGAAGGCCAATGACTCCGCCACCTGCCGTAGCTGCCACAGCTTCGAGGCGATGGATACGCTGGCGCAGCGTCCCGAAGCGCGCAAAGCGCATCCAACGGCGATGCGCGAAGGGCAAACCTGTATCGACTGTCATCGCGGCGTGGCGCATATCCTGCCCGACATGAGCGACAGTAACGCCAGCGGCGCGGCGCAGCTGCTGGCCGCCGCCGCCCATGCATCGGACAAGGCGAGCACGCTCTACGCCGTCGCCACGCAGCCCTTTAGACTGGCGCAGAACGGCACGGAATCCGACGGCACGCTGTTCCCTTCGACCAAAGTCACCATTCTGCAACGCGACGGCGATCAATTGCAGGCGCGGCTGGACGGCTGGCGACAGCAGGATGTGCCGGGCGCGATCTACGCCGCGCCGGGCAAACGCATCATGAGCGCCGTGCTGGACGACGCGGCGGCAAAACAGGTTGAGGTGAACGGCGGGAAAACCGACGGCGAAACCGGGCAACGCTGGGATCGGGTGTCGCTGACGCTCTGGCTGCCGACAAAAATCCTGATCGACGATCAACAGAAAATCTGGCAGTACGCCGCCGGACTGATGTCGGCCAACTGTACCGGCTGTCACGGCCTGACCGCGCTGGATCACTTCACCGCCAATCAGTGGATCGGCGTAATGAAAGGCATGGCGCCGCGCACCTCGCTGAATGAAGAACAGCTGCGCCTGCTGACGCAGTATGCGCAAAAGCACGCCAGCGACAGCATTAACCCACAGGGAAGCGAACAATGAAAAAAGATCTTCTTTCCGCCTGGTCCCGGCGACGTTTTTTACAGGCTGGCGGCGGGCTGATGGCGGCCAGCGCGCTGCACTTCGGCTACAGCAAATCCGCGCTGGCGCAGGCGATCGGCAAGGCGCTGCCGCAGTTTACCGCGCTGCGCCCGGCGCAAAAAGGGGTGCTGACCGCCGCCTACTGGGGCGCGTTTGAAGCCATTATCGAACAGGGCCGCATGGTCGGCGTTCAGCCGGTAAAAGATGACCCGGCGCCCAACGCGCTGATTGAGATGGCGCCCTGGCAGGTCTACGCGCCGAACCGCATTAAAACGCCGATGGTGCGTAAAAGCTGGCTGGAAAACGGCCCCGGCAGCCATACCGAGCTGCGCGGACGCGACGCCTGGGTGCCGGTCAGCTGGGATAAGGCGATTGATTTGGTCAGCGATGAGATCCGCCGCCTGCAACAGACATACGGCCCTTCTTCCATTTACGCCGGCTCCTACGGCTGGAAAAGCACCGGCATGCTGCACAACTGCCGCGCCTTGTTACATCGCCTGATGAATTTGGCAGGCGGCTTCCTCAGCTACAGCGGCGACTACTCTACCGGCGCGGCGCAGGTGATCATGTCGCACGTCGTCGGCTCGATGGAGGTTTATGAACAGCAGACCAGCTGGCCCAACGTGATTGAGCACAGCGAGCTGGTGATCCTTTGGGGCTGCAACCCGCACACCACGTTGAAAAACAGCTGGAACGTGCCGGATCATGTCGGCCTCGACGGTTTCGCGCAGCTGGCGAACAAGGGCACGCGCGTGATCAGCATCGATCCGGTTTATCAGCCGGGCGCGAAAGAGCTCAGCGCGCAGTGGATCGCGCCGCACGCCTATACCGATTCCGCTCTCATTCTGGGCATCGCCCATACGCTGCTGAGTGAAAACCTGCACGACGAAGCGTTTTTGCAACGCTATACCGTCGGGTTCGACCGTTTCCGCGCCAGCCTGCTGGGCGAAAGCGACGGCGTGGTGAAAAGCGCCGACTGGGCCAGCGCCGTCTGCGGCGTGGAAGCAGAGGTGATTCGTCAACTGGCGCGCGAGATGGCACGCAAGCGCACCATGATTATGGCGGGCTGGGGCATTCAGCGTCAGCATCATGGCGAGCAGCCGCACTGGCTGCTGGTGACGCTGGCGGCGATGCTGGGTCAGATTGGTCTGCCGGGCGGCGGCTTCGGCTTCAGCTATCACTACTCCTCCGGCGGCAGCCCGACGGCGCGCGGCGGCATTATCTCCGGCATCAGCGCCGGCAGCGCGCCAGCCAACGCGCCCGCGCCGATTCCGGTGGCGCGCATCGCCGATTGTCTGGCCAACCCTGGTAAAACCATTAACTTCAACGGTCGCCAGGTGACTTATCCCGATGTGAAAATGGTCTACGTGGCGGGCGGCAACCCTTTCCACCATCATCAGGACACCAACAATCTGCTGCAGGCGTGGCGGCGGCCGGACACCATTGTGGTGCAGGAGCCTTACTGGACGGCGACCGCCAAACACGCCGATATCGTGCTGCCCTGCACCACCAGCTATGAGCGCAACGATCTGGAGATGGGCGGCGACTATTCGCAGCTCTACGTTTTCCCGATGCATCAGTGCGTCGCGCCGCAGCATCAGGCGCGCAACGATTTTGATATTTTCCGCGCGCTGGCGGCGCGTCTCGGCGTTGAACAGGCCTTTACCGAAGGCAAAGATGAGATGCTGTGGCTGAAGTCGATGTACGACAATATGAAAAGCCAGGCACGCGGCGCAGGCAGCGCGCTGCCGCCGTTCGATATGTTCTGGCAGTCAAACAGCTATATCCGTTTCCCGATCCCGGAAGCGAATAAACAGTGGGTGCGCTTCGCCGATTTTCGCGCCGCTCCGCTGCTCAATCCGCTCGGCACGCCGTCGGGCAAAATTGAAATCTTCTCGCAGCGCATCGCGGGC includes:
- a CDS encoding NapC/NirT family cytochrome c translates to MSWLKGWPVLGVMLLGAIAGVALFAGGVTLMHKTSDSEFCVSCHSMQRPLAEYQGSIHFQNSKGIRAECADCHVPPQPVDYLLTKAGALKDVVGEISGKINSEEKYNAHKLEMAESVWKTMKANDSATCRSCHSFEAMDTLAQRPEARKAHPTAMREGQTCIDCHRGVAHILPDMSDSNASGAAQLLAAAAHASDKASTLYAVATQPFRLAQNGTESDGTLFPSTKVTILQRDGDQLQARLDGWRQQDVPGAIYAAPGKRIMSAVLDDAAAKQVEVNGGKTDGETGQRWDRVSLTLWLPTKILIDDQQKIWQYAAGLMSANCTGCHGLTALDHFTANQWIGVMKGMAPRTSLNEEQLRLLTQYAQKHASDSINPQGSEQ
- the torA gene encoding trimethylamine-N-oxide reductase TorA, which encodes MKKDLLSAWSRRRFLQAGGGLMAASALHFGYSKSALAQAIGKALPQFTALRPAQKGVLTAAYWGAFEAIIEQGRMVGVQPVKDDPAPNALIEMAPWQVYAPNRIKTPMVRKSWLENGPGSHTELRGRDAWVPVSWDKAIDLVSDEIRRLQQTYGPSSIYAGSYGWKSTGMLHNCRALLHRLMNLAGGFLSYSGDYSTGAAQVIMSHVVGSMEVYEQQTSWPNVIEHSELVILWGCNPHTTLKNSWNVPDHVGLDGFAQLANKGTRVISIDPVYQPGAKELSAQWIAPHAYTDSALILGIAHTLLSENLHDEAFLQRYTVGFDRFRASLLGESDGVVKSADWASAVCGVEAEVIRQLAREMARKRTMIMAGWGIQRQHHGEQPHWLLVTLAAMLGQIGLPGGGFGFSYHYSSGGSPTARGGIISGISAGSAPANAPAPIPVARIADCLANPGKTINFNGRQVTYPDVKMVYVAGGNPFHHHQDTNNLLQAWRRPDTIVVQEPYWTATAKHADIVLPCTTSYERNDLEMGGDYSQLYVFPMHQCVAPQHQARNDFDIFRALAARLGVEQAFTEGKDEMLWLKSMYDNMKSQARGAGSALPPFDMFWQSNSYIRFPIPEANKQWVRFADFRAAPLLNPLGTPSGKIEIFSQRIAGMNYPDCPGLPGWLPPLEWHGGEAAKRWPLSLNTAHPALRLHSQLDNTPLREKHAVANREEILINERDAARRGIQSGDLVRAFNDRGQILVGAVVTADIRPGVVRISEGAWYDPADPAQPGALCRNGNVNCLTVDIGTSMLAQGNCGHMAQLEIEKYQGEPPPNHAHAAPPGVV